A region of the Thermodesulfatator atlanticus DSM 21156 genome:
GGCGTGCCACACTTTGAGGTTTCTGACCTCGAAGGAAAACGCAAAGGACCGTCTTATTCGGTTATAACCCTCAAAGAACTTCTGGCAGCATCTCAAGAGGACTATTTCTTCATTCTCGGGCTTGATGCCTTTCTGGAATTTGACACCTGGTTTTCTTTTCGTGAAATTCCAAGGCTTGTGCACCTGGTAGTTATCAACCGCGGGGAAGGTGGCGAAAAAGAATTTCGCAAAAAAGTAAAAGAAATTTTCCCTGAAGCACAGGAAAAAGAAAAAGTGTTTGCACTACCAAACGGAAAGACCATTCGTTACGTGCCAGTTACTCGTCTTGACATTTCGTCCACCATGATAAGAGAGGCCGTAAGCAAGGGAAAATCTATTAGGTTTCTTTTACCTGAGGCGGTAAGAAGATTTATTCTGGCCCACGGTCTTTATGACGCAGGTGCCAGAGAAGATTTTTGCAAAAACCCTGAATAATTCGTACTTCCTGAGAAGTTAGCTCAAGACGGGATAAAAAGCGCCTGATAGTTGTCATCCATAGAACAACGTTATCATGGGGGACATAGTCAATGGCTTCCAGGGTTTCTTTGAGGATGCGATACATGGGCTCAAGTTCCTGGACAGTTGCCAAGGTAGGCTTTTTTAAGGGGACTTCCGCCTTAAAATTAAAAATTTCGTAAAGGATGATCACCACCGCTTGGGCTACGTTTAAAGAAGCTGCTTCGGCAGTAGGGATAGTCACTGCCAAATGGCAATGATAAAGGTCTTCATTGGT
Encoded here:
- the nadD gene encoding nicotinate-nucleotide adenylyltransferase, translated to MKRVGLLGGTFDPIHFGHLRPAEEVYEKLKLDKIIFIPAGTPPHKKSRTSPFALRFEMARLAIEGVPHFEVSDLEGKRKGPSYSVITLKELLAASQEDYFFILGLDAFLEFDTWFSFREIPRLVHLVVINRGEGGEKEFRKKVKEIFPEAQEKEKVFALPNGKTIRYVPVTRLDISSTMIREAVSKGKSIRFLLPEAVRRFILAHGLYDAGAREDFCKNPE
- a CDS encoding RNA methyltransferase — protein: MENIAVVMVETLYPENIGAAARACANFGVKDLVLVRPKSLDQEKMRAMATKGGLPVLENMKIYENLEEALAPFNYVVGTTARLGRQRKVTETIREAAPRLVSLSHQNKIAILFGNEKWGLTNEDLYHCHLAVTIPTAEAASLNVAQAVVIILYEIFNFKAEVPLKKPTLATVQELEPMYRILKETLEAIDYVPHDNVVLWMTTIRRFLSRLELTSQEVRIIQGFCKNLLWHLRHKDRGPE